Proteins encoded within one genomic window of Calonectris borealis chromosome 1, bCalBor7.hap1.2, whole genome shotgun sequence:
- the SPX gene encoding LOW QUALITY PROTEIN: spexin (The sequence of the model RefSeq protein was modified relative to this genomic sequence to represent the inferred CDS: substituted 2 bases at 2 genomic stop codons), whose amino-acid sequence MASPLHLLVFXSLXFKGLRKLTASAMALFLAASFISFSWSAPQAHFQRRNWTPQAMLYLKGAQGRRFISDESQQKDLYDRRQLETRSRNTNPLSLSEAAALFLSSLWKGQEEVEEENSDHPGYLTDNLSNW is encoded by the exons atgGCAAGTCCCCTACATTTGCTTGTGTTCTAAAGTCTATGATTCAAG GGACTGCGTAAACTGACAGCATCTGCAATGGCACTGTTCCTGGCAGCCTCCTTCATATCTTTCTCCTGGAGTGCACCTCAG GCACATTTCCAAAGGAGAAACTGGACTCCTCAGGCTATGCTCTATTTGAAGGGTGCAC AGGGACGTCGATTCATCTCAGATGAGAGCCAGCAAAAGGATCTGTATGACAGAAGGCAGCTTG AAACACGCAGCCGAAACACAAATCCTTTATCTCTTTCTGAAGCTGCAGCACTGTTCCTTAGTTCCTTATGGAAAGGACAAGAAGAAG TTGAAGAAGAAAACAGTGATCACCCTGGCTACTTGACAGATAACCTATCAAATtggtga